TTTCATGTTCCCTTATCTAGAGACTGCTCCAATTATGGACTGATGAAAATTTATCTTTGTATGCAACCCACCAGCAAATATGTACTCAGAATCAAGGGGAGAAGCTCGTGATTTTGCTAGGGTCCGAAATGCATGCTTTGAGCAGGTAAGCATTTTTCATGTGGCTTCAGACTCTGTTGATATGCACTTACTTTCTGCCTACGTGCATGTGGACATGAGCATACAATTATGACATGTCATATTATTTTACATTTGCATTCTTCTGCTGTGCTTGTAGTATTTATTGTTGCTTGTGCACGAATGGAGTTTGCTGGCATAATTATATCATCCTATTTGTTAGCTGGATGTTTTATGAGGTGTTAAAGTATTCACATAAAGATATACCTGACAGGCTCGACAGGCTTACTTGGTTGGCAACAAAGCTCTGGCCAAGGAACTGAGCATGAAGGGACAGGCGTACAATGCACAAATGAAAGCAGCTCACGAGAAAGCCAGAGAAGCTATTTATCGACAAAGGTTGCCTATCCTTAGCATTAGCCTTTCAGAAATAAAATAACTAGAACAGGAAAGATTGAATTCCTTGTACCGTTTATGTTATCATACCAACTGATGTCTGTTCCACATACTGTTCTGAACTCTGACAAAAACTGCTCTGACTTGCGACATATTAAAGTCTAATGTAGTTCTATTATTATGAGCTTGTTTTATTGTGCAGGAATCCTGTTTGTTTGCGACAGGGGAGTGACCGTCTGATTGATTTACATGGCCTGCATGTGAGCGAAGCAATCCACATCCTGAAGGTCGAGCTCGCTGCCCTGAAGAACGCAGCGAGGGCTGCAGGAGAGAGGATGCAGGTAATGGTATGTGTTGGTACAGGCCACCACACCAAGGGTTCGCGCAGCGCAAGGTTACCTATTGCTGTCGAGCAGTTCCTCTTGGACGAAGGACTCCACTACACGCAGCCGCAACCTGGCTTGCTCCGTGTTGTGGTGTACTAACATCTCTTAGGTAAAACACCACGGACAAAAAGGAGAAAGCCAGGTACTGTAATTTCCTTGTAGTTGTATATTAAAAGAGGCAGCAGGAGAATAGCCTGACAACAGAATACAGTGTAAAATTATACATAGATTCAATTCACATTCAATTCCCATCCCTGTGCGATTGAGGTAAGAATCTGACTACTCTTGCTTGATGCTGAACACCGTGATGCATGCACTTGGGATCATTTGCTGCTACTTGATGTCAACAGCAACTTCTGTTCAAAGATTCAATCGAATTTTTCATGAGGTATGTTGCTACTCAAAAGATTGGCTGGAATGCTGCTCAAGTCGTTGATTTTGCATTCCACCTTTGTTCAGACAATCGATTAATGAACCTCGAATGTGTCAAGGACTGCGGGTCTGCCTGTCAATGAGGCATTCAGGGGAAGTACTTTTGGAAAATTAACTTTTGCTAATTTGCTAGTATTGCGATGAAGGTCCGAACAATACGGTCACTGTCACTGTCACTGTAAGCCGTCAGGTACCTATTGTCATGGTCCCGACGGCCGGAGTTGGTAGGCGGACGAACTCGGAACAACAGAGGAGACGAGACCAGAGGAGAAACATTTCAGATACAGGCAGGAGGAGTTGACGTGAGGAAGAACATTTCAGACGAGGAAACAGGTCAGTTACAGGCGTCTTCCGATTACAAGACGCGGGTATTTAACCCCAGCAAACGGGCCAACGAGCCGAGCTACGATCACACACACAACGGACCAACATGGCCAAGCCCACACCAAACTCAAACGTGCTCAAGACACATGCGAGTGATAGCGGACGATCGTCTTGCCGGACGGCTACTGGGACCTTGACACCTATGCACCCGTATTTTGGTGTATACATTTGCTCACTTACAAAATACTAAAAAAGTATAGCATATGTTTGATGTTAGAACATGTATGCGTGCAAAATTGTTGAGAAATATGATCATGtgtttttatatgaaaaagtgtAGTATTGTTCATTTTACAGTGCCGATATGATCCATATCTTTTTTCTACAAAAATATTAGAAATACACACAATCTGATATGTTGTACATCtatagattttttagaatttttgaaaagCACATGATTACAAATTCATAGTTCTTATACTGTGAATAAACTATCTGCTTAAAATATCTTACTCAATTGCTCGCTCGAACTCACTTTAGGGCAACTCCAATAGATGCCCAAAACCAATCCTAATAGCTAATTTTTGGGTACATGAGCCAAAAAACTCCTCCAACAAAAACTCAAAATTGTTCTAAAAAACAGCGACACTCAAAAAACATGTCCCAGCTCGCAAGATCCAGCGAACCCTAATCAGACTCCCAGTTGATGGAATCCTTGATCCCGCACTCGTCCCACGCTTCACCGGAGTGCTCGCTGGTGGGGTGGCTACTTCGCGCCCTCTAGCCTAGCGAGCGGCGATGCGTCGTGAGGGCGTCGTTTAGTGGTCGGCGGCTGCAACGCTTGTCGAGTGAGGGCGGAGGCCAACTGGtcggaggaggggggggggggggcgaccgGTTGGGTGACGTAGGGTGGCGGCCCTACGGGGGCGAACGAGGGTGAGACTGAAGCACTGGTGGGGACCCTCAGCGGCGCGGCAAATCCGGCAGAAGAAGGCTACACAGGCCGATAGCGCGGGTGGGAGAGTCGAGCGTAACAGGCGACGGCGTAGGTGGGTGAGGCTTTGATTTCTTGCTCTTCCGAGTTGCCAATGCAGCAATATTGTGCAAATCTGCGGTCTTTCGCCTGCTCAGGCACCATGTAGGTCGGCTTGCAGGTCGTGTGTTGTCTCTGCGCGGTGGTTGTCGGTGCCCAGTGCCATCCTCAGGGGCTCCAGCTGGTGCACGAGCGCACGACCTTGAAGGACTATAAAAGGAGGTTTGTAGTGTGCTAGTATTCCACTGTGCAAATGTGTAATTGTAGATTGTAGTCtctaaaattaaaaatcaagaaacccatgtgctttgtgatGGAGGGGAGCTTGGAGATGGTGCCATTTTGACCTGGCTGTGCCTTGATGATTTTCATCATATGGAGCAGGGGAGCATACTAGCATTTACTTAGTTTAGTTGAATCATAATATCATTTACTTAGTTCTAATCTCTCGAATATATACATGCTATTTGTGGTGATTGGACTACATATTTGAGTTGATTTTCCTAATTGTGTATGCTGCAATTTAATGAGTCGGTGCATATGCTGCAATTTGCTAAATATATTGTATTTGTTACGAATTTGATAGGAACAATGGATGTGTTCTATGTTAATTAGTTGTCTAGTGACAACCATTCACTAGATTGGGATTAAGACAATGAAATGGTTAGCCCACCTGAGGAGCAGCAATCACCATTTGAAGAAATGACCCCCACTGTGAGACCAAACCAGAAAAGATCGAAGAATTTTAGCGAAAAGAAAGATGAATTATTGGTGTCGGCATGGCTGAATATAGGTATGGATGTTGTTCAAGGTAACGACCAATCACAGTCTACATATTGGAAGCGAATTTATGATTACTTCCACTCCAACAAAGACTTCAATTCGGATCGCACTCAAAATTCCCTAATGTATCGTTTGTGTCATATTcaagaaatgtaaataagttcACTGGCTATCTTTCCTAGATTGAGGGGTGAAGGCAAAGCGAGGTTACAATTTAAGATAAGGTTAGAATATCTATCCTTAATTTGGTACATGCATCAATTACTCTGAGTTAGTTTAATGTGACATATTTTTTTGGACAGATTTTGCAGATGTGTACTCTCTTCAAGTCCGAAGATAAGAACAATAAGTCATTTCAGCACATACGTTGTTGGAATCTCCTAAGAACCCAACCAAAGTGGGTTGCTAGGTTGGCTCAAGTCTCATCTCAGAAATCTTCTCAGAAGAAATAGAAGACCACCCTCAATTCAAGTCTGGATACATCTACTCCAAGTACCCCAGGTGATAGTGGAGTGGCAACTCCAGAATATGAGATGTCAACATGACcattagagagaaaaaaagagaaagaaaaattacacgGAGGTGGAGATACTGTGTTCATGGATGCAATGGATAATCCGGGGgcaaagaagaaagagatggaTGTGGAAAAAGAGTtaaagaaaagaggagagaTACAAACAAGTATTTGTAATAGAACAAGAGAGATTAGCACTAGAGCAAGTGAGGGTTGCAACCGACAAAGAACAACTTGAGGTAAAGAAGCAAGATATAGAACTGAAGAGGATGGTAGAAGAAGAGAGAATTATGGCTATTGACATTACTAGTATATTCGAGACACAACAACAATACTGCAAGAGCTTGCAGAATGAGATCATGACTCACCAATATAGTGGCTCAGGTTGATCTTATATGGACCCCTAGGTTGATCTTTTGCAACAACGATAGTATCAACATCTGAATTTCTACGACTGTTGAGTCTTGTTTTGGATGTGCATAAACTAATAACCCTGAACTTATGTAGCAATGCTAGTAACATGTAAAGTCTAGTAGTTGTGGAGTCATCTTTTTGTGTAATTAGAATATGATGATCTATGAACGTAGCTAGTTAGTGCTTTTTGGCTAATGAACTTGTGATCATATGTCTACAGGATGTAATTTGTGAACAATTAGAACTTGTTGCTCAGTTTGTTCGAGTGTTGAAGCTTGAAACCACATAGACGAACGTTTAGGAGATCAATGTCCAGTCCTTCTGAATTTCCCCTGCTAATAGAAGTGCGAATTATGACCAATAGTTGTTGAAAATATTGCTGTTTGAATTGTagctatttaaaaatatagtcattgaAATATAtagagttagatattagaaatCTGTTGAAGAGTACATAATATTAGAAGGGAATCTAATTGGAAAGCCTACTCATATGTGTTTTTTAGAGTGAATTTTTGGGAGCGCTGGAATTGCCTCAACGTTATCGTCTCCACTGGGACGGGAGCTTTGAGCTCACAACTCTCACCTCCGCCTTGGCGCCCACGGGAGCACACCGGCGACCGCAACCCCACTTCCACGCCTCCACCCTCCATGCGCGCCTAGTCCCCTCCCTTCCAAATCCCATGCCTCTCATGACCGTTGCCTCCACGCACTTCCCCTTCCCCTctacctcctcttcctcctccacgcGCCATCTCCGccgtgccgccaccgccatcgccgcctcGGCGGCTTCATCTGCCTCCGATGACTTCTACTACCCCCTTGCCGACCCCTCCGTCCGCTGGCCCCACCTCAGCTTCCCGCACCTCCCCGCGCCGCGCTTCCCCGCCACCGTCATCGCCACGCCTCCGGCCCCAGCCAGGCTCCTCCATGGGGAGGAGGAGCGCCCCGCGGAGCCCTCCGCCTCCATCCCGGCCTCTGCCGCCGTTGCCGTCGAGCCGCTCGACGCGCGGGCCCACCGCGGGAGGGTGAAGAAGCTGAGCAAGCTCGCGTTGCGGCGGGCGCGGGACTGGCGCGCGCGCGTGGCGGGGCTCGTGGACGCCGTCCTGGCGCTGCCCCCCGGCGCGCCCGTCGACGAGGTGCTCGAAGGCGCGCGGGCCGCGCCCGACGAGGTCGCGCTCGTCGTGCGCGCCATCGGGGCGAGCTCCTGGCGGCGCGCGCTGGACGCCTTCGAGTGGCTCGCGCGGAGCGGCGCTCCGGCACCCCGCGCCGTGGCCGTCATCCTCGGAGTCCTCGGCCGCGCGCGCCAGGACGCGATCGCGGAGGAGGTCTTCATACGCTTCGCGGGCGAGGGCGCCACTGTTCAGGTGTTCAACTCCATGATGGGTGTCTACGCGCGTTCTGGCCGATTTGGCGACGTACGGCAGCTGCTTGACACAATGCGCGACCGGGGCATCGAGCCTGACCTTGTTAGCTTCAACACTCTCATCAATGCTAGGGCAAAGTCCGGGTGTTTAGCTGCCGGCGTCGCCCTTGACCTCATGCTTGAAGTTCGACAAGCTGGGCTGAGGCCGGATGTTATCACTTACAACACGCTCATCAGTGCATGCTCACAGAGTTCTAATCTGGACGATGCTGTGATGGTGTTTGAGGAGATGATAGCTTCAGACTGTCATCCCGATTTGTGGACATACAATGCAATGGTGTCGGTGCATGGCCGGTGTGGGAAGGTGCAGGAGGCTGAGCAGCTGTTTAGGGAGCTGGTGGAGAAGGGCTTTATGCCTGATGCAGTCACTTACAATTCTCTTCTCTATGCTTTTGCAAAGGAAGGGGATGTCAAGAAGGTGGAGCACGTGTGCGAGGAATTGGTTAAGGCTGGGTTCAAGAAGGATGAGATAACTTACAATACAATGATTCATATGTATGGAAAGATGGGCAGGCTTGACTTAGCGGTTGGTCTTTATGACGAGATGAGAGCCATGGGCTGTACTCCAGATGCTGTGACCTATACTGTCTTGATTGATTCTTTGGGGAAGATGGATAGGATTGCTGAGGCAGGGAAGGTGCTGGAGGAGATGGCCGATGCGGGATTGAAGCCAACTTTAGTAACTTTCAGTACTTTGATATGTGCATATGCCAGAGGTGGGAGGCGGGTAGAGGCAGAGAAGACATTTGATCGCATGGTCGCATCAGGTGTCAAACCTGATCGTTTAGCGTATTTGATTATGTTTGACATTTTTGCAAGGTCTGGTGAGATGGAAAGGTTGATGGATCTgtatcaaaaaatgatgaaggATAGTTACAGGCCAGATGATGGCATGTATCAGGTCTTGCTTGCTGCACTTGCAAAGGGAGATAAGTGCGAGGAGATCGAACTAGTTATCCAAGACATGGAACTAGTTTGTCAAATGAATCCACAAATAATATCAACAATGCTCATCAAGGTGGGGTGCATTTCTCAGGGCACTAAGCTGTTAAAGAAGGCATGTATTCAAGGATATGAGCCTGATGGTAAGAGCTTAGTGTCCATTATGGATGCATATGTCACAATTGAAAAATATGAAGAAGGTCTCTCTTTGCTTGAATGCATCCGGGAGCATGTCCCAATCTCCCACAACTTGCTATCTGAATGTTCCATCATGCTTCTATGCAAAAAACAGAGCATTTCTGCCTTTGAAGAGTACAGTAGAATGCAACTGTTAAAATATGGATCCTTTGGTCGAGATTGTAACTTGTATGAGGTCTTGATAATATGCCTTGAGGAAGCTGGGCTCTTTCCTGAAGCTTGTCAAGTGTTCTGTGATATGCAGTTCATTGGCATAAAGGCTTCTAAGAAGATTTACGAGAGTCTGATTTCCACATACTGCAAACTGGGATTCCCAGAAACAGCACATAGGTTGATGGATGATGCTTTGCAATCTGGTATTTCGCTTAACGTTCTTTCGTCTAGGGTAACTATAATCGAAGCATATGGGAAGATAAAACTCTGGCAGCAAGCAGAAAGCTTCGTGAAAGGACTGAGGCAAGCATCAGGTATTGATAGAAGGATTTGGAATGCTTTGATATATGCATATGCTGAGAGCGGCCTTTATGAGCATGCAAGGGCAGTCTTTGACAATATGATGAAAACAGGTCCTCTACCAACTGTTGATTCAGTTAACGGAATGATGAGGGCATTGATTGTTGATGGCAGATTGGACGAGTTGTACATGGTTGTACAGGAGCTTCAGGATATGGACTTCAAGATCAGCAAAAGTACAGTACTCCTTATGCTTGATGCTTTTGCAAAAGCTGGGGATGTATTCGaggtaatgaaaatatataacGGAATGAAGGCAGCAGGATACTTGCCAAACATGCACCTCTACAGAAGTATGATTTCTTTGCTCTGCCGTAATAACCGATTCAGGGATGTTGAGTTGATGGTTGTGGAGATGAAGGGAGCAGGATTCAAGCCAGATCTTGTTATATTTAATTCTCTTCTTTTGATGTATACTGCGGCTGCAAACTTTGATAGGACAGTACAAGTTTATCAAAGTATTCTGGAAGCTGGCTTAGAGCCTGATGAGGATACATACAATACATTGATAGTCATGTACTGTAGAAGCTTGAGGCCAGAAGAAGGTTTTACACTCTTGAATGAAATGGGTAAAAGAGGTCTGACACCGAAGTTGCAATCCTACAAAAGCTTGCTTGCTGCATCTGGAAAAGCGGAACTCAGGGAGCAAGCTGAGCAGCTTTTTGAAGAAATGCGATCGAAGGGATATCAGTTGAATAGATCTATCTATCACATGATGATGAAAATATACAGGAATGCCGGCAACCATTCCAAAGCTGAGCACTTGATAGCAGTAATGAAAGAGGATGGCATTGAACCAACAATTGCCACTATGCATATCCTCATGACTTCTTATGGGTCTGCTGGGCACCCGCACGAAGCTGAGAATGTATTGAACAGCTTGAAATCTTCCAGTTTGGAAGTCAACACTTTACCATACAGTACTGTCTTTGATGCTTACTTGAAAAATGGTGACTATAATCTTGGAGTCACAAAGCTGTTGGAAATGAAAAGAGATGGTGTAGAACCAGATCATCAAGTTTGGACATGTTTCATTAGGGCTGCTAGTTTGTGTGAGAAAACTGATGATGCAATTCTTCTTCTAAACTCTTTACAGGATTGTGGATTTGACATTCCCATTAGGTTAATACCGTACTTAACTATGTTAAATAGATGGACCATACGCAGCGtggtatatttttttcttctttcatatTGGGGTCTTTGGTTGTTATTTATTGCATCTTTTGCAGGCTCCTGACTGAGAGGACACCGTCTCTGTTAAGTGAGGTCGACAATTATCTGGAAGAGCTTGGAGCATTGGAAGATTCTGCTGCTTTGAACTTTGTAAATGCACTAGAAGATATGTTGTGGGCATTTGAACGTCGAGCAACTGCTTCATGGATTTTCCAATTGGCAGTAAAGAGAAGCATATACCGTGAAAATATCTTTCGGTATGTATGACAAtctctaactctgaatattctCATTTTGAGTTGTGTACTATTTCTTGAGTAGAAATGTCTGTATTTCTTGTGCATATACAAAATTGATTGACCAGAGTAGGTATTGATTTTTCAAATCGTACACTGGTAACTTTGGCTCAgacactcttttttttaaataaataaataaataaagtgatATACTAATTACTAATGACTTTGTTAAATAGCATTATAAATATTCTTCCAAGAAAAATACACGACAAACAACATTCTATTGATGTTAAACCTTAATGAGAACATTTTATAGTTAGTCTAAAAATATGTATGGACGATCAGTTAATTCGTCATAAAGAAGTTCTGGCTTCAGTTGCCCAGAAAGGCCAGCAATATGACACCAGGCTTTGGCTCAAAGAGTCTGCCAATAGATCCTACATTTGTATTTGATGCTGAGAGTTAAGCATTTGAATAACAAGATATTATATTCTTCTCgattaatttttcttttatttatctGTCTCTGAAGTTGTTTATAACACTATATCTCATCTTGGCgatattttcttgttttttcatATGTTCTAGTAATGGGTTGAAAATTGAAACTACGAATACACTTCTGGGTCGAATAGCCCTAAGATTATGATATGGGAAAACTTCAAAGTGGTAATACTGAATTAGTTTTCTTTATCAGTTAACTTCTATTTGGTGAATGACTCAGTGTGGCAGAAAAGGACTGGGGAGCTGACTTCCGCAAGATGTCTGCTGGGGCTGCACTTATCGGTCTTACATTGTGGCTTGATCACATGCAAGTATGTGCTCAAATAGCATTCTTTTATTACGATATTGCATTATTTTGCTAAATAGAAAATGTACTGATGTTAAAAAAGCATGTCTGCTCAACTCGTCAACAACTAAATTTTTTCCATCAGATTTAGCTCTAGTGTCGTGTTCTGTTATGTGCCAAGATTATGGATAGTAAGGTAATTGGATACACCGAGAAGCCCACTAGAATTCCATGTGTCTATAGGTGCCCGAATGGAGGGGTTTTGGGCATTCCCTTCTGTGATGGTCACATGAACTCCAAAGTAAGAAGAATGAAATGAATAACGTTAAGCTTAGAAATAAAGATGGACAATGTTACTTGCCTTAGTTCGTACCTGATAGTTCCAATAACACTAGAACTGGTGGTTTTCACTTTGCAACAATGTAGATATGCCAAACTGCTGTAGGGAATAGTTTGGTTTTTCCTGCAATATACATCTAGGAGATATAGGGAGTAATTCAGTATACCTTTGCTTGACATTTTATACAATTCTTCATGTTGTGTGTCATGATAGGTTTAGACAGTAACATGGTGaacattttttctttcttactCTTTTCCAGTGCATCGGCTTTTAGCTCTGGAGCCTTCAATTGATAACACCTCAAAATGCACCCTCAGAAAAAGAATGTTGGGAGAACGGGCTGATAGCCCAGTGGTAGGAATGGTTGATCGTTCCCTACCCACAAGTGTTCGAGCCACTGGCTCGACCCTCGTGTCTCACTGGGGCATGTCTCCAGAAATAAAAATCGTTGCCTCTCACGCGTGAAGCTACAATGGGAATGTGACGTGCCCGTCACTTGCGGAGCCCTGAATGGTTCCGTCGATCTCACTAGGGACGCGATTGTCTAAACTATGTGTAGTGTGTAGGTCTGATTTGTCAGTTTGTGCTTGGGTGTGAGTGTGTGTGCACGCGCGTGTGGGGTTGGTGTTTGTGCATATGTTCAGATACTTTAGTTGTACCTAATTGAGAGGcgtcataaaaaaaaaagaatgtttgCAATAGATTTCTGAACTACATCCAAT
The sequence above is drawn from the Phragmites australis chromosome 10, lpPhrAust1.1, whole genome shotgun sequence genome and encodes:
- the LOC133930691 gene encoding pentatricopeptide repeat-containing protein At3g18110, chloroplastic isoform X1; the encoded protein is MPLMTVASTHFPFPSTSSSSSTRHLRRAATAIAASAASSASDDFYYPLADPSVRWPHLSFPHLPAPRFPATVIATPPAPARLLHGEEERPAEPSASIPASAAVAVEPLDARAHRGRVKKLSKLALRRARDWRARVAGLVDAVLALPPGAPVDEVLEGARAAPDEVALVVRAIGASSWRRALDAFEWLARSGAPAPRAVAVILGVLGRARQDAIAEEVFIRFAGEGATVQVFNSMMGVYARSGRFGDVRQLLDTMRDRGIEPDLVSFNTLINARAKSGCLAAGVALDLMLEVRQAGLRPDVITYNTLISACSQSSNLDDAVMVFEEMIASDCHPDLWTYNAMVSVHGRCGKVQEAEQLFRELVEKGFMPDAVTYNSLLYAFAKEGDVKKVEHVCEELVKAGFKKDEITYNTMIHMYGKMGRLDLAVGLYDEMRAMGCTPDAVTYTVLIDSLGKMDRIAEAGKVLEEMADAGLKPTLVTFSTLICAYARGGRRVEAEKTFDRMVASGVKPDRLAYLIMFDIFARSGEMERLMDLYQKMMKDSYRPDDGMYQVLLAALAKGDKCEEIELVIQDMELVCQMNPQIISTMLIKVGCISQGTKLLKKACIQGYEPDGKSLVSIMDAYVTIEKYEEGLSLLECIREHVPISHNLLSECSIMLLCKKQSISAFEEYSRMQLLKYGSFGRDCNLYEVLIICLEEAGLFPEACQVFCDMQFIGIKASKKIYESLISTYCKLGFPETAHRLMDDALQSGISLNVLSSRVTIIEAYGKIKLWQQAESFVKGLRQASGIDRRIWNALIYAYAESGLYEHARAVFDNMMKTGPLPTVDSVNGMMRALIVDGRLDELYMVVQELQDMDFKISKSTVLLMLDAFAKAGDVFEVMKIYNGMKAAGYLPNMHLYRSMISLLCRNNRFRDVELMVVEMKGAGFKPDLVIFNSLLLMYTAAANFDRTVQVYQSILEAGLEPDEDTYNTLIVMYCRSLRPEEGFTLLNEMGKRGLTPKLQSYKSLLAASGKAELREQAEQLFEEMRSKGYQLNRSIYHMMMKIYRNAGNHSKAEHLIAVMKEDGIEPTIATMHILMTSYGSAGHPHEAENVLNSLKSSSLEVNTLPYSTVFDAYLKNGDYNLGVTKLLEMKRDGVEPDHQVWTCFIRAASLCEKTDDAILLLNSLQDCGFDIPIRLLTERTPSLLSEVDNYLEELGALEDSAALNFVNALEDMLWAFERRATASWIFQLAVKRSIYRENIFRVAEKDWGADFRKMSAGAALIGLTLWLDHMQDASLQGSPESPKSVVLVTGEGEYNMVSLRKTIRAYLLEMGSPFLPCRTRSGRFVVKAYSLKMWLKDSPFCMDLELKDAPALPKLNSMKLTEGCFMRAGLVPAFKDIHERLGEVWPKKFSRLALLSEESRDEVIKADIQGRKEKLERMKKQGVVIARKSNKRPRRAKFIRDQSMQVVSK
- the LOC133930691 gene encoding pentatricopeptide repeat-containing protein At3g18110, chloroplastic isoform X2; translated protein: MPLMTVASTHFPFPSTSSSSSTRHLRRAATAIAASAASSASDDFYYPLADPSVRWPHLSFPHLPAPRFPATVIATPPAPARLLHGEEERPAEPSASIPASAAVAVEPLDARAHRGRVKKLSKLALRRARDWRARVAGLVDAVLALPPGAPVDEVLEGARAAPDEVALVVRAIGASSWRRALDAFEWLARSGAPAPRAVAVILGVLGRARQDAIAEEVFIRFAGEGATVQVFNSMMGVYARSGRFGDVRQLLDTMRDRGIEPDLVSFNTLINARAKSGCLAAGVALDLMLEVRQAGLRPDVITYNTLISACSQSSNLDDAVMVFEEMIASDCHPDLWTYNAMVSVHGRCGKVQEAEQLFRELVEKGFMPDAVTYNSLLYAFAKEGDVKKVEHVCEELVKAGFKKDEITYNTMIHMYGKMGRLDLAVGLYDEMRAMGCTPDAVTYTVLIDSLGKMDRIAEAGKVLEEMADAGLKPTLVTFSTLICAYARGGRRVEAEKTFDRMVASGVKPDRLAYLIMFDIFARSGEMERLMDLYQKMMKDSYRPDDGMYQVLLAALAKGDKCEEIELVIQDMELVCQMNPQIISTMLIKVGCISQGTKLLKKACIQGYEPDGKSLVSIMDAYVTIEKYEEGLSLLECIREHVPISHNLLSECSIMLLCKKQSISAFEEYSRMQLLKYGSFGRDCNLYEVLIICLEEAGLFPEACQVFCDMQFIGIKASKKIYESLISTYCKLGFPETAHRLMDDALQSGISLNVLSSRVTIIEAYGKIKLWQQAESFVKGLRQASGIDRRIWNALIYAYAESGLYEHARAVFDNMMKTGPLPTVDSVNGMMRALIVDGRLDELYMVVQELQDMDFKISKSTVLLMLDAFAKAGDVFEVMKIYNGMKAAGYLPNMHLYRSMISLLCRNNRFRDVELMVVEMKGAGFKPDLVIFNSLLLMYTAAANFDRTVQVYQSILEAGLEPDEDTYNTLIVMYCRSLRPEEGFTLLNEMGKRGLTPKLQSYKSLLAASGKAELREQAEQLFEEMRSKGYQLNRSIYHMMMKIYRNAGNHSKAEHLIAVMKEDGIEPTIATMHILMTSYGSAGHPHEAENVLNSLKSSSLEVNTLPYSTVFDAYLKNGDYNLGVTKLLEMKRDGVEPDHQVWTCFIRAASLCEKTDDAILLLNSLQDCGFDIPIRLLTERTPSLLSEVDNYLEELGALEDSAALNFVNALEDMLWAFERRATASWIFQLAVKRSIYRENIFRVAEKDWGADFRKMSAGAALIGLTLWLDHMQDASLQGSPESPKSVVLVTGEGEYNMVSLRKTIRAYLLEMGSPFLPCRTRSGRFVVKAYSLKMWLKDSPFCMDLELKDAPALPKLNSMKLTEGCFMRAGLVPAFKDIHERLGEVWPKKFSRLALLSEESRDEVIKADIQGRKEKLERMKKQGVVIARKSNKRPRRAKFIRDQSMQVVS